Proteins from a single region of Myxococcaceae bacterium JPH2:
- a CDS encoding acyltransferase gives MAQLAEMRDQFRPRAERAMGILRAKWFLRDCQVDWGVATYGRVVVDNQGVVELGQRLSFMGGMVPTSLTCHPGARLVVGASSHFNYGVSLEAWESVSIGERCMFASFVRICDRDGQRTAPIVIEDDVWVAHGAILMPGVRIGARSVVSAGSIVTHDVPPDMLAMGNPARTMSMDLVARGTGT, from the coding sequence ATGGCCCAACTGGCCGAGATGCGTGACCAGTTCCGCCCTCGCGCCGAGCGCGCCATGGGGATTCTTCGCGCGAAGTGGTTCCTGCGCGACTGTCAGGTGGACTGGGGCGTGGCCACCTACGGCCGCGTCGTGGTCGACAATCAGGGCGTGGTGGAGCTGGGTCAGCGATTGAGCTTCATGGGAGGCATGGTGCCCACGTCACTCACGTGTCACCCCGGCGCGCGGCTCGTGGTGGGGGCCAGCTCGCACTTCAACTACGGCGTGTCGCTGGAGGCCTGGGAGTCGGTGTCCATTGGCGAGCGGTGCATGTTCGCCTCGTTCGTGCGCATCTGCGATCGCGACGGCCAGCGCACCGCGCCCATCGTCATCGAGGATGACGTCTGGGTGGCGCATGGCGCCATCCTCATGCCGGGCGTGCGCATCGGCGCGCGCTCGGTGGTGTCCGCCGGCAGCATCGTGACGCATGACGTGCCGCCGGACATGTTGGCCATGGGCAATCCCGCGCGGACGATGAGCATGGACCTGGTCGCCCGCGGCACAGGCACCTGA
- a CDS encoding acyl carrier protein: MSTRDSIRSFIVDTFFVDEFGDDDSFLRKGLIDSTGMMELVAFVESEFGIKLDDKELVPENLDSLSRVVAFVGRKQALAKAS, translated from the coding sequence GTGAGCACACGCGACAGCATCCGGAGCTTCATCGTCGACACCTTCTTCGTGGATGAGTTCGGCGACGACGATTCGTTTCTTCGCAAGGGGCTCATCGACTCCACGGGCATGATGGAGCTGGTGGCCTTCGTGGAGTCGGAGTTCGGCATCAAGCTGGACGACAAGGAGCTGGTGCCGGAGAACCTGGACTCGCTCTCGCGCGTGGTGGCCTTCGTGGGCCGCAAGCAGGCGCTGGCGAAGGCGAGCTGA
- the asnB gene encoding asparagine synthase (glutamine-hydrolyzing) — protein MCGIAGFTYAEGGAAMRGPNAARLRQMTASLRHRGPDAQRARLLDGVALGHTRLSIVDLASGHQPMHDAATGVTLVFNGEIFNHVELREQLASGYAFRTRSDTEVILAAYLAWGMDCVRRFEGQWAFALWDPRDRTLWMSRDRVGICPLYFAHLPDGQVAFASEMKALFASGHVTPKLDARGLKQTFQLWAPVAPRTSFEGVSLLPPAHTARWRDGTLTLQRYWDLDFGVTPEPVEDAPRLLEELDEVLERAVRLRLRADVPVAAYLSGGLDSSLLCALAQRQLGGTLRTFSVGFAHARFDERSHQAAVAQELRTEHRVVEMRDGDIGGLVPGVIFHAEQAMMRSAPAPFLRLSAWVRDNGIKVVLTGEGSDEMFLGYDLFKETKVRQFWARAPQSRWRPLLLRKLYPTLSVSQQGVELLREFYGQGLEEPGALAFSHLVRWSNSGRIQRFLAPEFAARVADEDPVASLLETVPAHVGQWRPLARAQYLEARTLLSGYLLSAQGDRMLLGNAVEGRFPFLDTTVMEFAARVPERLRLRGLDEKHLLKRYARGKVPASILERQKFPYRAPIAGALVGAEAPAWCRELLAPEAVAATGVFDARKVERLVAKLRAPNAAESEADTMALFAVASTQLLAHHFLSPLPPPSADVEAVALEAA, from the coding sequence ATGTGCGGCATCGCGGGGTTCACCTACGCGGAGGGCGGCGCGGCCATGCGCGGCCCGAACGCGGCGCGGCTGCGCCAGATGACGGCCAGCCTCCGCCACCGGGGGCCGGACGCGCAGCGAGCGCGGCTCCTGGATGGGGTGGCGCTGGGACACACGCGGCTGTCCATCGTGGACCTCGCGTCGGGGCACCAGCCCATGCACGACGCGGCCACGGGCGTCACGCTTGTCTTCAACGGTGAAATCTTCAACCACGTGGAGCTGCGCGAGCAGCTCGCGTCGGGCTACGCGTTCCGCACGCGCTCGGACACGGAGGTCATCCTCGCGGCCTATCTGGCATGGGGCATGGACTGCGTGCGCCGCTTCGAGGGCCAGTGGGCCTTCGCGCTGTGGGATCCGCGCGACCGCACCCTGTGGATGTCGAGAGATCGGGTGGGCATCTGCCCGCTGTACTTCGCGCACCTGCCAGACGGACAGGTGGCCTTCGCGTCGGAGATGAAGGCCCTGTTCGCCAGCGGGCACGTGACGCCCAAGCTGGACGCGCGGGGCCTCAAGCAGACGTTCCAGCTCTGGGCTCCGGTGGCGCCGCGCACGTCGTTCGAGGGCGTGTCGCTCTTGCCCCCCGCGCACACGGCGCGCTGGCGAGACGGCACGCTGACGCTCCAGCGCTACTGGGACCTGGACTTCGGCGTGACGCCCGAGCCCGTGGAGGACGCGCCTCGGCTGCTGGAGGAACTGGACGAAGTGCTGGAGCGCGCGGTGCGGTTGCGCCTGCGCGCGGACGTGCCCGTGGCGGCGTACCTGTCGGGCGGATTGGACTCGAGCTTGCTGTGCGCGCTGGCGCAGCGACAGCTCGGAGGCACGCTGCGCACGTTCTCGGTGGGCTTCGCGCACGCGCGCTTCGACGAGCGCAGCCATCAAGCCGCGGTGGCCCAGGAGCTGCGCACCGAGCACCGCGTGGTGGAGATGCGGGACGGAGACATCGGCGGATTGGTGCCGGGCGTCATCTTCCACGCCGAGCAAGCGATGATGCGCTCCGCGCCCGCGCCCTTCCTCAGGCTGAGCGCCTGGGTGCGCGACAACGGCATCAAGGTCGTGCTCACCGGGGAGGGCTCGGATGAGATGTTCCTCGGCTACGACCTCTTCAAGGAGACGAAGGTCCGCCAGTTCTGGGCGCGCGCGCCGCAGTCGCGCTGGCGTCCGCTGCTCCTGCGCAAGCTCTACCCCACCCTGTCGGTGAGTCAGCAAGGCGTGGAGCTCTTGCGCGAGTTCTACGGTCAAGGGCTGGAGGAGCCGGGGGCGCTGGCCTTCTCGCACCTGGTGCGCTGGTCCAACAGCGGGCGCATCCAGCGCTTCCTCGCGCCGGAGTTCGCGGCCCGCGTGGCGGATGAGGATCCGGTGGCCTCGCTGCTGGAGACCGTGCCCGCGCACGTGGGCCAGTGGCGCCCGCTGGCGAGGGCGCAGTACCTGGAGGCCCGCACGCTCCTGTCCGGATACCTGCTGTCCGCGCAGGGCGACCGCATGCTCCTGGGCAACGCGGTGGAGGGACGCTTCCCGTTCCTGGACACCACGGTGATGGAGTTCGCCGCGCGCGTGCCCGAGCGCCTGCGCCTGCGCGGCCTGGACGAGAAGCACCTGCTCAAGCGCTATGCACGCGGCAAGGTGCCCGCGTCCATCCTGGAGCGGCAGAAGTTCCCCTACCGCGCGCCCATCGCGGGCGCATTGGTGGGCGCCGAGGCTCCCGCGTGGTGTCGCGAGCTGCTCGCGCCCGAGGCCGTGGCCGCCACCGGCGTGTTCGATGCGCGCAAGGTGGAGCGGCTCGTCGCCAAGCTCCGGGCGCCCAACGCGGCGGAGAGCGAGGCGGACACCATGGCCCTGTTCGCCGTGGCGTCCACGCAGCTCCTCGCCCACCACTTCCTGTCCCCGCTTCCGCCTCCGTCCGCGGACGTGGAGGCCGTGGCGCTGGAGGCCGCATGA
- a CDS encoding acetyltransferase, translating into MGTTLPLRRGLGTLLARLKLHRCRAVGLAPIVLGRVWIHGEGEVVIGNHVVLDGRVAPIELHAQRGGRIVLEDDVAIEGGSSLEAQSCITVGAHSRLGTWCKVMDNQYHPLRGNRHERPASVPLTIEEGVMVGSRSILLPGTHLQKGARLAPGTVVSRRIPSGVRVGGSPARVLRTEEPG; encoded by the coding sequence CTCGGAACACTCCTCGCCCGCCTGAAGCTTCACCGCTGCCGGGCGGTGGGACTCGCGCCCATCGTCCTGGGCCGGGTGTGGATCCACGGCGAGGGCGAGGTGGTGATCGGCAACCACGTGGTGCTCGATGGCCGCGTGGCGCCCATCGAGCTGCACGCGCAGCGCGGCGGCCGCATCGTGCTCGAGGACGACGTGGCCATCGAGGGGGGCAGCTCCCTGGAGGCGCAGTCGTGCATCACCGTGGGCGCGCACAGCCGACTGGGGACGTGGTGCAAGGTGATGGACAACCAGTACCACCCGCTGCGGGGCAATCGTCACGAGCGCCCCGCCTCGGTGCCGCTCACGATTGAAGAAGGCGTGATGGTGGGCAGCCGCTCCATCCTGTTGCCCGGGACCCACCTGCAGAAAGGCGCCCGGCTGGCACCCGGCACCGTTGTTTCTCGGCGCATTCCCTCGGGAGTCCGGGTGGGGGGGTCACCCGCCCGAGTGTTGCGCACGGAGGAGCCAGGATGA